One genomic segment of Acidimicrobiia bacterium includes these proteins:
- a CDS encoding PIN domain-containing protein: protein MVAHAVIDTSLLVAAEVPELEGDLAVSAASLAELHFGALVTNNADIRADRLRRLALIEHLFTPLAVDASVARSYGHLSSAVARGGRNPRTRVLDLLVAATAHANGAALYTRNADDLRGIEHLVEIHTI, encoded by the coding sequence GTGGTAGCGCACGCCGTGATCGACACCAGCCTCCTCGTGGCTGCCGAGGTACCGGAGCTCGAGGGGGACCTGGCGGTGAGCGCGGCGTCGCTGGCGGAGCTCCATTTCGGGGCGCTCGTCACGAACAACGCCGACATCCGCGCCGACCGACTGCGGCGGCTCGCGTTGATCGAGCACCTCTTCACGCCGCTCGCCGTGGACGCTTCGGTTGCGCGCAGCTACGGCCACCTGTCATCAGCGGTTGCGCGTGGCGGTCGCAACCCGCGTACGCGCGTCCTCGATCTGCTCGTCGCAGCAACCGCGCACGCGAACGGGGCCGCGCTGTACACGCGCAATGCCGACGATCTCCGCGGCATCGAGCACCTCGTAGAGATCCACACGATCTAG
- a CDS encoding peptidylprolyl isomerase — protein sequence MPKATKRERQRQNRGIRREAMLAAEKRRKRLRTARTIGLLLVPVVIIFVVIQLVSGDDSDSSSTAAAPIKCSSRKPATPIKTQTFPAAPAVDIDVKQDYTAVMHTSCGDINIELDPKQAPQTVNSFLFLVKSEYYNGTTFHRIVTDFVDQGGDQKGDGTGSPGYTLPDEPPKNGYKAGDVAMANSGANTSGSQFFLVVSQNGAKQLDALGSNPYTFSILGHMDAHGLRVAKKINTFGGTDIAGTPTKTIYLFDVGIIFGNQTTTTTAAPAPAETTTTAAP from the coding sequence GTGCCCAAGGCCACGAAACGAGAACGCCAGCGCCAGAACCGCGGGATCCGCCGCGAGGCGATGCTGGCGGCCGAGAAGCGCCGAAAGCGCCTCCGCACCGCTCGCACCATCGGCCTCCTCCTCGTCCCCGTGGTCATCATCTTCGTGGTCATCCAGCTCGTCTCGGGCGATGACAGCGACAGCTCGTCGACCGCGGCTGCACCGATCAAGTGCTCCAGCCGCAAGCCCGCGACGCCGATCAAGACCCAGACCTTTCCGGCGGCGCCGGCAGTCGACATCGACGTGAAGCAGGACTACACGGCGGTGATGCACACGAGCTGCGGCGACATCAACATCGAGCTCGATCCGAAGCAGGCGCCGCAGACGGTGAACAGCTTCCTGTTCCTCGTGAAGAGCGAGTACTACAACGGCACCACGTTCCACCGGATCGTCACCGACTTCGTCGACCAGGGCGGAGACCAGAAGGGTGACGGGACCGGCAGCCCCGGTTACACGCTGCCCGACGAGCCGCCGAAGAACGGCTACAAGGCGGGCGACGTCGCGATGGCGAACAGCGGAGCGAACACCTCGGGTTCGCAGTTCTTCCTTGTGGTGAGCCAGAACGGCGCGAAGCAACTCGACGCACTCGGCTCGAACCCTTACACATTCTCGATCCTCGGTCACATGGATGCGCACGGGTTGCGGGTGGCCAAGAAGATCAACACCTTCGGGGGCACCGACATCGCGGGCACGCCGACGAAGACCATCTACCTGTTCGACGTCGGCATCATCTTCGGCAACCAGACCACGACCACCACCGCCGCGCCCGCGCCCGCGGAGACCACCACGACCGCCGCGCCCTGA
- a CDS encoding type II toxin-antitoxin system prevent-host-death family antitoxin has translation MESIGLRELRQNASELVRRAEQGEELLVTVAGRPAAVLGPAPAHPTTWRRYSEVKAVFAGPADADWEADRALVDNELRDPW, from the coding sequence TTGGAGAGCATCGGGCTACGAGAGCTGCGGCAGAACGCGAGCGAGCTGGTACGCCGCGCCGAGCAAGGCGAGGAGCTCCTCGTGACGGTCGCCGGGCGGCCGGCGGCAGTCCTGGGCCCGGCGCCCGCGCACCCCACGACCTGGCGGCGCTACTCGGAGGTCAAGGCGGTCTTCGCGGGCCCCGCCGATGCCGACTGGGAAGCCGACCGGGCGCTCGTCGACAACGAGCTTCGCGACCCGTGGTAG